From Alienimonas californiensis, a single genomic window includes:
- a CDS encoding glycosyltransferase family 9 protein — translation MSRLARVAAARVCVIKPSALGDVVQAMPLLRVLRRRFPRAEITWVIASGLSDLVHPHPLVDRVIRFERRGGWRAWRRLLGELRAARFDLVFDLQGLARTGLMTAATGAPVRIGLETAREGASLAVHRTIPDSGRNMPAHARYWRVAEELGLGEQDRATPIAVSRSDAAFAASVLPADRLKMALVPGAKWVTKRWPPEKFARLAVTAFRKTGAVPVVVGAPDEIELCGEVMRTLLRLAPGCGAINLAGGTTLRQLAAVLAGCDLAVSNDTGPMHLAAAVGTPVVGIFTCTDPVRSGPPGPRHEVLQTSVACAGSYKKQCPYAGADKCACLEDVQVAAVWEATVRCLRKNGLIRPTGSRSSDAEPILLPFRHAA, via the coding sequence GTGTCCCGTCTCGCCCGCGTCGCCGCCGCGCGGGTCTGCGTAATCAAACCCAGCGCGCTGGGGGACGTCGTGCAGGCGATGCCCCTGCTGCGCGTGCTCCGCCGTCGCTTTCCGCGGGCAGAAATCACCTGGGTCATCGCCTCCGGGCTGTCGGACCTGGTCCACCCGCACCCGCTGGTGGATCGAGTGATCCGCTTCGAGCGTCGCGGCGGCTGGCGGGCCTGGCGGCGTCTGCTGGGCGAACTGCGGGCCGCCCGCTTCGACCTCGTCTTCGATCTGCAAGGGCTGGCCCGGACCGGTCTGATGACCGCGGCGACCGGGGCGCCGGTACGGATCGGGCTGGAAACCGCCCGGGAGGGGGCTTCGCTGGCGGTGCACCGCACGATTCCGGACAGCGGCCGGAACATGCCCGCCCACGCCCGCTACTGGCGGGTGGCGGAGGAGTTGGGGCTGGGCGAACAGGATCGCGCCACCCCCATCGCGGTCTCCCGCTCGGACGCCGCCTTCGCCGCCAGCGTGCTGCCGGCGGACCGTTTGAAGATGGCTCTCGTGCCCGGCGCCAAGTGGGTCACGAAGCGCTGGCCGCCGGAGAAGTTCGCCCGGCTGGCCGTGACGGCGTTTCGCAAGACCGGCGCGGTGCCGGTGGTCGTGGGAGCGCCGGACGAGATCGAACTCTGCGGCGAGGTGATGCGGACGCTCCTGCGGCTCGCCCCCGGCTGCGGAGCGATCAACCTCGCCGGCGGTACGACGTTGCGGCAACTCGCCGCCGTACTGGCCGGCTGCGATCTGGCGGTCTCGAACGACACCGGCCCGATGCACCTGGCGGCCGCGGTCGGCACGCCGGTGGTGGGCATCTTCACCTGCACCGACCCGGTCCGCAGCGGCCCGCCGGGACCGCGGCACGAAGTGCTGCAAACCAGCGTCGCCTGCGCCGGCAGCTACAAGAAGCAGTGCCCCTATGCCGGCGCCGACAAGTGCGCCTGCCTGGAAGACGTGCAGGTCGCCGCGGTGTGGGAGGCGACGGTCCGCTGCCTGCGAAAGAACGGCCTGATCCGCCCGACCGGCTCCCGCTCGAGCGACGCGGAGCCGATCCTCCTGCCGTTCCGCCACGCCGCCTGA
- a CDS encoding DUF11 domain-containing protein yields MGAALLKAGGMTTALVGGAFALFQANAAVEGSLAAAAVLQPAADPFADGTDDFGEDLGGSPEAATLDPGWFEDAPASPPPAQPPAPPTAADAAFGNELWANPPAAVGGAPLRGEPAAPAAATPARRIEVTPEPPAAEPARDPRPAPAAVDFDFDSWADPPAAAPASPPPADAFPAESEPAAATPSPVPRSSQSQSNLLEFDDRRPADAAVQLRVQKEAPPEAKPGESFVYTIVVKNVGDAVARAVSVEEPVPAGVTLEGTDPQADLLGQTLRWTLGDLPPGGERALNVKVVPNVAGTVGSVTAVRCDLTAAARTAVLAPRLALSAGPAGPVRAGRPFDLRITVSNVGTADAPAAAVRTVLPAGVTHVSGERDLVYDVGLLKAGQTREVSLTVAADAPGPVDFQCELTGAGAAPASTVAAVQVDRRQLTLTRSGPRTRFLGRTGEYKNVVTNVSQAPAPPVQVVETVPSGLKFASATAGGRFDAAARTVSWDVPALPPGRSTTLGVTLEAEAAGQLDSVVSLQTGGRTEAELVAATEVRGYTAVAPRIEGLNGPLAIGERVAVLVTLKNTGTDAASGLFADMNLPASMRALLYDGQGLEAEATDHGIRLTPTEPLAPGATVTAEVLVEGAAAGEGAIELIVNADHLPEPARRSEPVRVYADAE; encoded by the coding sequence ATGGGCGCGGCACTTCTCAAAGCGGGCGGCATGACCACGGCGCTGGTGGGCGGGGCGTTCGCCCTGTTCCAGGCGAACGCCGCGGTCGAAGGCTCCCTCGCGGCCGCCGCCGTCCTGCAACCGGCCGCGGACCCGTTCGCGGACGGCACGGACGATTTCGGCGAGGACCTCGGCGGCAGCCCGGAGGCCGCGACCCTCGATCCCGGTTGGTTCGAGGACGCCCCGGCCTCCCCGCCCCCCGCTCAACCTCCCGCCCCCCCAACCGCGGCCGATGCGGCCTTCGGCAACGAGTTGTGGGCCAACCCGCCCGCGGCCGTCGGCGGCGCCCCGCTGCGGGGCGAACCGGCGGCGCCCGCCGCCGCGACGCCCGCCCGTCGCATTGAGGTGACGCCGGAGCCCCCCGCCGCCGAACCGGCCCGCGATCCCCGCCCCGCCCCGGCGGCGGTCGACTTCGATTTCGATTCTTGGGCGGACCCGCCGGCCGCCGCGCCGGCCTCGCCCCCGCCGGCCGACGCGTTCCCCGCCGAATCCGAACCGGCCGCCGCGACGCCCTCGCCGGTTCCCCGTTCGAGCCAGTCGCAGTCGAACCTGCTGGAGTTCGACGATCGCCGACCCGCCGACGCGGCGGTGCAGTTGCGCGTGCAGAAAGAGGCCCCGCCGGAGGCCAAGCCGGGCGAGTCGTTCGTCTACACGATCGTCGTCAAGAACGTCGGCGACGCCGTGGCCCGGGCGGTCTCCGTGGAGGAGCCCGTCCCCGCCGGCGTCACGCTGGAGGGCACCGACCCGCAGGCGGACCTGCTCGGTCAGACGCTCCGCTGGACGCTGGGCGATCTGCCGCCCGGCGGCGAGCGGGCGCTGAACGTGAAGGTCGTTCCCAACGTCGCCGGCACGGTCGGCAGCGTGACGGCGGTGCGTTGCGATCTGACCGCCGCCGCCCGCACAGCCGTGCTGGCCCCGCGGCTGGCGCTCTCCGCCGGCCCCGCCGGCCCGGTGCGGGCCGGGCGGCCGTTCGATCTGCGGATCACGGTGTCGAACGTCGGCACCGCCGACGCCCCCGCCGCCGCCGTGCGGACCGTGCTGCCCGCGGGCGTCACCCACGTCAGCGGGGAACGCGATCTGGTCTACGACGTCGGCCTGCTCAAGGCCGGGCAGACGCGGGAGGTCTCCCTGACCGTCGCCGCGGACGCCCCCGGCCCGGTCGATTTTCAGTGCGAACTGACCGGCGCCGGCGCCGCCCCCGCGTCGACCGTCGCGGCGGTGCAGGTCGACCGCCGTCAGCTGACGCTCACCCGCAGCGGCCCCCGCACCCGGTTCCTCGGCCGGACCGGGGAGTACAAGAACGTCGTGACGAACGTTTCGCAGGCCCCGGCTCCCCCCGTGCAGGTGGTCGAAACGGTTCCGAGCGGACTGAAGTTCGCCTCCGCGACCGCCGGCGGCCGGTTTGACGCCGCCGCCCGCACCGTCTCCTGGGACGTGCCGGCGCTGCCGCCCGGTCGCTCCACCACGCTGGGCGTGACCTTGGAGGCGGAGGCCGCGGGGCAGTTGGACAGCGTCGTCTCCCTGCAGACCGGCGGCCGCACCGAGGCGGAGCTGGTCGCGGCGACGGAAGTTCGCGGTTACACCGCCGTAGCCCCGCGAATTGAAGGCCTGAACGGGCCGCTGGCGATCGGGGAGCGGGTCGCCGTGCTGGTCACCCTCAAAAACACCGGCACCGACGCCGCCAGCGGGCTGTTCGCCGACATGAACCTGCCTGCCTCGATGCGGGCCCTCCTGTACGATGGGCAGGGTTTGGAGGCCGAGGCCACCGATCACGGCATCCGCCTGACGCCGACCGAACCGCTGGCTCCCGGAGCGACCGTCACCGCCGAGGTGCTGGTCGAGGGCGCCGCGGCGGGCGAGGGGGCGATCGAACTGATCGTCAACGCCGACCACCTGCCGGAACCCGCCCGACGCTCCGAGCCGGTTCGCGTGTACGCCGACGCCGAGTGA
- a CDS encoding DNA integrity scanning protein DisA nucleotide-binding domain protein — translation MPPVSSQDRDLSLLTAAKRAALDAGGAPVLALLDVPPDFAAWTDLLKRTRLIVASDRPVVQNAARAVELPVVALQHEPQTRQTQLSQALLEAIADDLLASGDTVVCLYSLFEKHGVDSLSVVSLADHLSRLTSRDLRRLDTQVPLETLRQVVDLAVEIGHEGREGKKVGALFAVGDHERVMALSHEQVHDPFRGYSRKDRLIRNPRVQESIKEIAQMDGAFVVGSDGLMHGAGRNLNAPAEGLTLSKGLGARHWAAAAMSKVTDAILVAVSESTGTVRVFQNGRVVLRIEPVERGLRWSELHTEPPSD, via the coding sequence ATGCCCCCCGTCTCCTCGCAGGACCGCGATCTGAGCCTGTTGACGGCGGCGAAGCGGGCGGCGTTGGACGCCGGCGGGGCTCCCGTGCTGGCGCTGCTGGACGTGCCGCCGGACTTTGCGGCGTGGACCGACCTGCTCAAGCGGACCCGGCTGATCGTCGCCTCGGATCGCCCCGTGGTGCAGAACGCCGCCCGGGCCGTAGAGTTGCCGGTGGTGGCCCTCCAGCACGAGCCGCAGACCCGGCAGACGCAGCTTTCCCAGGCGCTGCTGGAAGCGATCGCCGACGACCTCCTCGCCAGCGGGGACACCGTCGTCTGCCTGTATTCGCTGTTCGAAAAGCACGGCGTCGATTCGCTGTCGGTGGTCAGCCTGGCCGATCACCTCTCCCGGCTCACCTCCCGCGACCTGCGGCGGCTGGATACGCAGGTCCCGCTGGAAACGCTGCGGCAGGTCGTCGACCTGGCCGTGGAGATCGGCCACGAGGGCCGCGAGGGGAAGAAGGTGGGCGCCCTGTTCGCCGTCGGCGATCATGAGCGGGTCATGGCACTGAGCCACGAGCAGGTCCACGACCCGTTCCGCGGCTATTCGCGGAAGGACCGCCTGATCCGCAACCCCCGCGTGCAGGAGTCGATCAAGGAGATCGCCCAGATGGACGGGGCCTTCGTGGTCGGCAGTGACGGCCTGATGCACGGGGCCGGCCGGAACCTCAACGCCCCCGCGGAGGGGCTGACGCTCTCCAAGGGCCTCGGCGCCCGGCACTGGGCGGCGGCGGCGATGTCCAAGGTGACGGACGCGATCCTCGTCGCCGTCAGCGAATCGACCGGCACGGTCCGCGTGTTCCAGAACGGCCGGGTCGTGCTGCGGATCGAACCCGTGGAACGCGGCCTGCGGTGGAGCGAACTGCACACCGAGCCGCCCTCGGATTAG
- a CDS encoding NAD(+)/NADH kinase — translation MPHADPLRLVVLARDGSDRVQTAWREVRTFLEGRTDVELLAAALDEDLPAAPEGTELAVVLGGDGAMLRASHMFGTGQVPLLGVNLGRLGFLADLSPQEFFERFDELAHRAYEIREHLMFRVRLRRNGEYVRDETGAGGEEGFLGLNELAVSSRTLHMIEVRLEIGGVPVTTYNGDGLIVSTPVGSTAHNLSAGGPILRQDLRAFVVTPICPHTLTVRPLVDVADAVYTLALENDCDGATATVDGRTRLPMSCGDVLELSAAEVACPLVKLPGANFYAALHNKLGWGGQPRYRR, via the coding sequence GTGCCCCACGCCGACCCTCTCCGGCTGGTCGTTCTGGCCCGCGACGGCAGCGACCGCGTCCAGACCGCGTGGCGGGAGGTGCGGACGTTTCTGGAAGGCCGCACGGACGTCGAACTGCTCGCCGCCGCCCTCGACGAGGATCTCCCCGCCGCCCCGGAGGGCACGGAACTCGCCGTGGTGCTGGGCGGGGACGGGGCGATGCTGCGGGCCTCGCACATGTTCGGAACGGGGCAGGTGCCGTTGCTCGGGGTGAACCTCGGCCGGCTGGGGTTCCTCGCCGATCTGTCGCCGCAGGAGTTCTTCGAGCGGTTCGACGAACTGGCGCACCGGGCCTACGAGATCCGCGAGCACCTGATGTTCCGCGTGCGGCTCCGCCGCAACGGCGAATATGTCCGCGACGAAACCGGAGCCGGCGGGGAGGAGGGGTTCCTCGGCCTGAACGAGCTGGCCGTCAGCAGCCGCACGCTGCACATGATCGAGGTGCGGCTGGAGATTGGCGGGGTGCCCGTCACTACCTACAACGGCGACGGGCTGATCGTCAGCACCCCTGTCGGCAGCACGGCCCATAACCTGTCGGCCGGCGGCCCGATTCTGCGGCAGGACCTGCGGGCCTTCGTGGTCACCCCCATCTGCCCGCACACCCTCACGGTGCGCCCGCTGGTGGACGTGGCGGACGCCGTCTACACCCTCGCCTTGGAGAACGACTGCGACGGGGCGACCGCCACCGTGGACGGCCGCACCCGGTTGCCCATGTCCTGCGGCGACGTGCTGGAGCTGTCCGCCGCGGAGGTCGCCTGCCCGCTGGTCAAACTGCCCGGCGCGAACTTCTACGCCGCCCTGCACAACAAGCTCGGCTGGGGCGGCCAACCGCGTTATCGGCGGTAG